A genomic region of Eriocheir sinensis breed Jianghai 21 chromosome 42, ASM2467909v1, whole genome shotgun sequence contains the following coding sequences:
- the LOC127009929 gene encoding uncharacterized protein LOC127009929 — translation MSSVYLQFIFNLSCLFNPSCFFYSSSTYPVSSIHLHSIFCLFIHLQSIFCLLQSTFCLSSIHLQPILCLFNPSPIHLLSIFNPSLTYPLSLQSISNPSSVYSNPPSVYLQSISNLSSVSSIHLQPILCLFNPSPIHLLSTPIHLLSTSNPSLTYPLSLHPSSVYSNPSSVYLQSISNLSSVSSSIFCLLQSIFCLLQSTFCLPPIHLQPILSHPQQINKKITQLASFQWGPSAAPKRIQKIYIYASIHMPVDYASTRYIYMYTYVMIYKGIYYNKSCIVCLSIYTAIMYMYECLPIAALLPKYSTPGRLVN, via the exons ATGTCTTCTGTCTATCTCCAATTCATCTTCAATTTATCTTGTCTCTTCAATCCATCTTGTTTCTTCTATTCATCTTCAACCTATCCTGTCTCTTCAATTCATCTCCACTCTATCTTCTGTCTCTTCATTCATCTCCAATCCATCTTCTGTCTACTCCAATCCACCTTCTGTCTATCTTCAATTCATCTCCAACCTATCCTCTGTCTCTTCAATCCATCTCCAATCCACCTTCTGTCTATCTTCAATCCATCTCTAACCTATCCTCTGTCTCTTCAGTCCATCTCCAATCCATCTTCTGTCTACTCCAATCCACCTTCTGTCTATCTTCAATCCATCTCTAACCTATCCTCTGTCTCTTCAATCCATCTCCAACCTATCCTCTGTCTCTTCAATCCATCTCCAATCCATCTTCTGTCTACTCCAATCCATCTTCTGTCTACCTCCAATCCATCTCTAACCTATCCTCTGTCTCTTCATCCATCTTCTGTCTACTCCAATCCAT CTTCTGTCTACCTCCAATCCATCTCTAACCTATCCTCTGTCTCTTCATCCATCTTCTGTCTACTCCAATCCATCTTCTGTCTACTCCAATCCACCTTCTGTCTACCTCCAATCCATCTCCAACCTATCCTCTCTCACCctcaacaaataaacaaaaaaataacacaactCGCAAGCTTCCAATGGGGTCCTTCAGCAGCTCCCAAAAGgatacaaaaaatatacatatacgcGTCAATACACATGCCTGTTGACTATGCTTccactagatatatatatatgtatacatacgTTATGATTTACAAGGGCATATATTATAATAAGTCATGTATTGTATGTCTATCAATATACACAGCTataatgtatatgtatgaatgtttACCTATAGCTGCCTTGCTCCCAAAATACTCAACACCTGGGCGATTGGTTAATTAA